One Penaeus chinensis breed Huanghai No. 1 chromosome 12, ASM1920278v2, whole genome shotgun sequence DNA segment encodes these proteins:
- the LOC125030985 gene encoding putative cyclin-dependent serine/threonine-protein kinase DDB_G0272797/DDB_G0274007 has product MFRQHLKGAHRVGAPGSINQSQQNQHPTQQVIGWGGQQHQCNDSTQHPFAPGQPQQPGHNPHHTQQQPSEGGGWTVGAETSDGAWNWGESGNDAWSWNGSKQSTTNHQQQLNQIQQCTQQYFQHHDHAQQLQHTSQQQYSKAPHNVFNNQNTVNSASAVYEQNQNPTNAPQFLNGSNPSSSGAEDWGGDNWGNDWESSDSFNNNNNTKPANYAKQEHQQKQYYQGNQEQHQYQEYHQHHQYQDIQQQQILQQQVHQHHSSYQQQNYPQSHYGQDEENKRQNEYYHYQQQQQQEPQQQQQPQQQQQPQQQQQPQQEPHQQQPQQLTRETTATSAIL; this is encoded by the exons ATGTTTCGTCAACATTTAAAAGGTGCCCACCGTGTTGGTGCTCCAGGTTCTATTAATCAGTCACAACAGAATCAGCATCCAACGCAGCAAGTG ATTGGATGGGGTGGACAGCAACATCAGTGTAATGATTCCACCCAACACCCTTTTGCACCTGGGCAGCCTCAGCAACCTGGCCATAATCCCCATCATACCCAACAACAGCCATCAGAGGGTGGTGGTTGGACAGTGGGAGCTGAAACCTCAGATGGTGCATGGAATTGGGGAGAAAGTGGTAATGATGCTTGGTCATGGAATGGGAGTAAACAGTCCACAACTAATCATCAACAGCAACTGAATCAGATCCAGCAATGTACTCAACAATACTTTCAGCATCATGATCACGCTCAGCAGCTCCAGCATACTTCACAGCAGCAGTATTCTAAGGCTCCTCATAATGTGTTCAATAACCAGAATACTGTAAATTCTGCTTCTGCTGTTTATGAGCAAAATCAGAATCCTACTAATGCTCCGCAGTTCCTTAATGGTAGCAACCCTAGTAGTTCTGGAGCTGAAGATTGGGGAGGAGACAATTGGGGCAATGACTGGGAAAGCAGTGATTctttcaacaataacaataatactaagccAGCCAATTATGCAAAGCAGGAGCATCAACAAAAGCAATATTATCAGGGGAACCAGGAACAGCATCAGTACCAagaatatcatcagcatcatcagtatCAAGATATACAGCAGCAACAAATATTGCAGCAGCAAGTACATCAACACCATAGCTCTTATCAGCAGCAAAATTACCCACAGAGTCACTATGGTcaggatgaagaaaataaacggcaaaatgaatattaccattatcaacagcagcagcagcaggagccacagcagcagcagcaaccacagcagcagcagcaaccacagcagcagcagcaaccacAGCAGGAGCCTcatcaacaacaaccacagcagct aacaagagaaacaacAGCCACTTCAGCAATCCTCTGA